The Siniperca chuatsi isolate FFG_IHB_CAS linkage group LG9, ASM2008510v1, whole genome shotgun sequence genome includes a region encoding these proteins:
- the LOC122882131 gene encoding integumentary mucin C.1 yields the protein MTSLQAGQRALSLSANVIMASTTFIKDTGCTGILRLLLLGILLPSVLVSGQSSGVSTVASAAASTITTEATTTTSTTTSESTTTSTTTQPPSSTTAIATGSTATSTTIQPSPMTTTASTATTQSATSGVGSVAMTQSSTTMMVSGSTSSSSSMTSGSSTSTINSTGNMSGVNGTTMSNLTSMSMIYCPSFMCNYSDCYTMYTSQNATSCAAGAYCQLLRQMDMCYIVSCSASCADSCFKASQTNCSVDCCNSTGCLNSSFASMMITTTVIATTTTTTPVPKTTAISPQTTANKGNKCHSGVCTGTDCYTDFRKSALQTCSSSQPHCQLTKETVNTNLQWTAGCTTNCSTKTPCKASTQPPCHLECCNATMTSCLWLNGTLNVPSFATRGPHLNTELIASLLCLLAITLLL from the exons gcTGCACTGGTATCCTGCGCCTCCTCCTATTAGGAATACTTCTGCCATCTGTATTGGTGTCAGGCCAAAGTTCTGGTGTCTCCACTGTTGCATCCGCAGCCGCATCCACCATCACCACTGAAGCCACAACAACCACTAGCACCACCACCTCTGAAAGCACAACAACCAGCACCACTACACAGCCCCCCAGCTCTACCACCGCCATAGCCACAGGAAGCACAGCAACCTCAACTACCATCCAGCCCAGTCCTATGACAACCACTGCCAGCACAGCAACCACCCAGTCTGCCACCTCTGGAG TTGGTTCAGTTGCCATGACCCAATCCAGTACCACCATGATGGTCTCAGGTTCGACCAGTTCATCTTCCTCCATGACTTCTGGTTCCTCAACTTCAACGATCAACTCCACTG GTAACATGTCTGGAGTGAATGGAACTACTATGTCAAATCTTACTTCAATGAGCATG ATATACTGTCCCTCATTCATGTGTAACTACTCAGACTGCTACACAATGTACACCAGTCAGAATGCCACTTCATGTGCTGCTGGTGCCTATTGTCAG CTGTTAAGACAGATGGACATGTGCTACATTGTGAGCTGCAGTGCCTCTTGTGCTGATAGCTGCTTCAAAGCCTCTCAGACCAACTGCTCTGTGGACTGCTGCAATTCTACTGGATGCCTCAATAGCAGTTTTGCATCCATGATGATAACAACCACAG TAATtgcaaccacaacaacaaccacGCCAGTTCCTAAAACGACTGCCATCAGTCCgcaaacaacagcaaacaag ggaAACAAATGCCACAGTGGTGTATGTACTGGTACAGATTGCTACACAGATTTTAGAAAATCAGCGCTTCAAACATGCTCCTCCTCACAGCCACACTGTCAG CTGACAAAAGAAACTGTGAATACCAACTTGCAATGGACAGCAGGTTGCACCACCAACTGTTCTACCAAAACCCCATGCAAGGCCTCTACACAACCTCCATGTCATTTGGAGTGCTGCAACGCCACTATGACCTCCTGCCTATGGTTGAATGGCACCCTGAATGTCCCCTCTTTCGCCACAAGAGGTCCTCATCTTAACACAGAATTGATTGCTTCTTTACTTTGCCTGCTTGCCATCACTTTGCTGCTGTAA